From one Lactiplantibacillus paraplantarum genomic stretch:
- a CDS encoding inositol monophosphatase family protein: MQTNVVKQLNQAMQTVMKTARVQVIAKMGAHLTVAEKTSRRDLVTNVDHSNEDFLVHQIRELDPDAHILAEEGTGDQVDTMAGHVWIVDPIDGTMNFVHQRNHFAMMVGLYVDGEPTLGYIYNVMANKLYAGGPQIGVTLNNEPLVAPANLDLSAGLFGASAPLLIQNRFNMQTVVAQSLGPRIMGSAGIQISQVLAGELVGYLSYLRPWDFAAGRVLAESLGLVVTRVDGTPVDMLSSGAVLIATKRAQRSILAIV; encoded by the coding sequence GTGCAAACGAATGTTGTGAAACAGTTAAATCAGGCGATGCAGACGGTGATGAAGACAGCCCGAGTACAAGTGATTGCCAAGATGGGAGCGCATCTAACCGTGGCCGAAAAGACAAGTCGCCGTGATCTAGTGACTAATGTGGATCATAGCAATGAGGACTTTTTGGTGCATCAGATTCGTGAATTAGATCCAGATGCGCACATTTTGGCCGAAGAGGGAACTGGCGATCAGGTTGATACGATGGCTGGACATGTTTGGATCGTGGACCCAATCGATGGTACCATGAATTTTGTTCACCAACGGAACCATTTTGCGATGATGGTGGGCTTATATGTCGATGGCGAACCAACTTTGGGGTATATCTATAATGTGATGGCGAATAAGTTGTATGCTGGTGGTCCCCAGATTGGGGTCACACTTAACAATGAGCCGTTAGTTGCACCGGCTAATCTTGATTTAAGTGCGGGCCTATTCGGTGCGAGTGCACCGTTGTTGATTCAAAATCGATTTAACATGCAGACGGTCGTGGCACAATCACTTGGGCCTAGGATCATGGGAAGCGCCGGTATTCAAATTAGTCAGGTGTTGGCTGGTGAGCTGGTGGGTTACTTATCATACTTGCGACCGTGGGATTTTGCAGCTGGTCGAGTTCTCGCTGAAAGCCTTGGTTTGGTAGTGACTAGAGTTGACGGCACCCCCGTTGATATGTTATCATCGGGTGCTGTACTGATAGCGACAAAGCGCGCACAACGCTCAATTTTGGCAATCGTCTAG
- the lpdA gene encoding dihydrolipoyl dehydrogenase, whose translation MVVGDFAEERDTMIIGAGPGGYVAAIRAAELGQKVTVVEKEYIGGVCLNVGCIPSKALISAGHRLQEAKDSKIFGIKNIQDPVLDFKVTQDWKDHQVVDRLTGGVEMLLKKHKVEVVRGEAYMHDNHTLRVMNGDHTGQTYKFKHLIIATGSRPVEIPGFKFTGRVVDSTGGLNLPEVPKELVVIGGGYIGSELAGAYANLGAHVTILEGTPQILPNFEKDMVKLVLNDFKKKGVDVITNAMAKNSEQDDSGVTVTYAVDGKETEIHADYVMVTVGRRPNTDDMGLEYTDVKLTKRGLIEVDEQGRTAAEDIFAIGDIVAGAALAHKAFAEAKVAAGAISGKKTANDYVSIPAVCFTDPELATVGMTKADAEKAGLKVQASKFPFAGNGRAISLNSMDGFFRLISTKDEGTIVGAQIAGPGASDLISELSVAVNGGMNVEDLALTIHPHPTLGEVVQEAADEAMGYPTHI comes from the coding sequence ATGGTTGTAGGAGATTTTGCTGAAGAACGCGATACAATGATCATCGGCGCGGGCCCTGGGGGTTACGTCGCTGCGATTCGGGCCGCGGAACTCGGCCAAAAAGTCACCGTGGTAGAAAAAGAATATATCGGTGGTGTCTGCCTTAACGTTGGCTGTATTCCATCAAAAGCGCTGATTAGTGCTGGACATCGACTTCAAGAAGCCAAGGACAGTAAGATTTTTGGCATTAAGAATATTCAAGATCCAGTATTAGATTTTAAAGTGACCCAGGACTGGAAAGATCATCAAGTTGTTGATCGTTTAACTGGTGGGGTTGAGATGTTGCTCAAAAAGCATAAGGTGGAAGTCGTTCGTGGTGAAGCTTACATGCATGACAATCATACCTTACGCGTGATGAATGGCGATCATACTGGTCAGACTTATAAATTCAAGCATTTGATCATTGCCACCGGTTCCCGGCCGGTTGAAATTCCTGGTTTCAAGTTTACGGGCCGTGTCGTTGATTCCACGGGTGGGTTAAACTTACCTGAAGTACCTAAAGAGTTAGTCGTTATTGGTGGCGGTTATATTGGTTCTGAACTAGCCGGCGCGTATGCTAATCTTGGTGCTCACGTTACGATTCTTGAAGGAACACCACAAATTTTGCCTAACTTTGAAAAAGACATGGTTAAGCTCGTTTTAAACGATTTCAAGAAGAAAGGGGTCGACGTCATTACGAATGCGATGGCGAAAAACTCCGAACAAGATGATAGTGGTGTTACGGTGACCTATGCCGTTGATGGCAAAGAAACTGAAATTCATGCTGACTATGTGATGGTGACTGTCGGTCGTCGGCCTAATACAGATGATATGGGCTTGGAATACACTGATGTTAAGTTGACTAAACGCGGTTTGATTGAAGTTGACGAGCAGGGACGGACGGCTGCTGAGGATATCTTTGCAATTGGTGACATTGTTGCTGGGGCGGCATTAGCCCACAAGGCTTTTGCAGAAGCTAAAGTTGCCGCTGGTGCTATTAGTGGTAAGAAAACTGCCAATGATTACGTCTCAATACCAGCAGTTTGCTTTACTGATCCAGAATTAGCAACGGTTGGCATGACAAAAGCCGATGCTGAAAAGGCTGGTCTGAAAGTTCAGGCCTCTAAGTTCCCGTTCGCCGGTAATGGTCGAGCAATCTCATTGAACTCAATGGACGGATTTTTCCGGTTGATCAGTACTAAAGACGAAGGCACAATCGTTGGGGCACAGATTGCTGGTCCCGGTGCAAGTGACCTTATTTCTGAATTAAGCGTTGCGGTTAATGGTGGCATGAATGTCGAAGACCTTGCTTTAACGATTCATCCCCACCCAACCTTAGGCGAAGTAGTTCAAGAAGCAGCCGATGAAGCGATGGGTTATCCTACACACATCTAA
- the xrtG gene encoding exosortase family protein XrtG → MNVKILLGIVIWLYGLSVLKRARLSAFYFIVGSAGLFFILTAISRPYWVWFFTHAVIHGVALFSDITNWCTIMFKMGLVYITNSGNPVVMSIDYECSGIIETCAFVSLVAFYPAYNRREKVFYGVFGLVFIYLINVLRLVTVIVIVHFGGGQTFFLAHSVIGRLLFYVLVIILYYNVFTYSQLARGIYQQFIDWRDRIL, encoded by the coding sequence ATGAATGTAAAAATCCTACTAGGGATTGTAATATGGTTATACGGACTGTCAGTGCTCAAACGGGCTCGGCTATCAGCTTTCTACTTTATTGTGGGAAGCGCCGGGCTTTTTTTTATATTAACAGCAATTAGTCGTCCGTATTGGGTGTGGTTTTTTACTCACGCCGTCATTCACGGGGTCGCACTATTTAGCGATATAACCAATTGGTGTACTATTATGTTCAAAATGGGACTAGTGTATATCACTAATAGTGGTAATCCGGTAGTCATGTCAATTGACTACGAATGTTCAGGGATTATTGAAACCTGTGCGTTTGTTTCGTTGGTGGCATTCTATCCGGCTTATAATCGTCGTGAGAAAGTATTCTATGGTGTTTTTGGCTTAGTATTTATTTACCTGATCAATGTGTTACGGCTAGTTACCGTGATTGTGATTGTTCACTTTGGCGGTGGTCAAACCTTCTTCTTGGCGCATTCTGTCATTGGGCGCTTATTATTTTATGTCCTTGTTATTATTTTATATTACAATGTTTTCACATATTCGCAGTTGGCCCGAGGAATTTATCAGCAGTTTATTGATTGGAGGGATCGAATTCTGTGA
- the typA gene encoding translational GTPase TypA, producing MKFRDDIRNIAIIAHVDHGKTTLVNEMLKQSDTLDEHVQIDDRAMDTNAIEKERGITILSKNTAVRYGDKQINILDTPGHADFGGEVERIMRMVDGVLLVVDAFEGTMPQTRFVLKKALEQHLTPIVVINKIDRPGARPEEVVDEVLDLFIELGADESQLDFPVVYVSALNGTSSYESDPAKQEHTMQPIFDTIIKTIPSPIDNSDEPLQFQVALLDYNDYVGRVGIGRVFRGTIKVGDSVSVMKLDGSKKNFRVTKLFGFFGLQRLEINEAHAGDLVAVSGMEDINVGETVADSANPEALPILRIDEPTLQMTFGTNSSPFAGKEGKFVTARQLEMRLKSELETDVSLRVDDTDEPGSWVVSGRGELHLSILIETLRREGYELQASRPEVIYREVDGKRCEPFESVQIDTPDEYTGSIIDTLSKRKAEMKNMESTGNNQTRLTFLAPSRGLIGYSTEFLSLTRGYGIMNHTFSEYLPVIPNWNPGRRNGALVSINQGKTTTYATMGIEDRGTIFVDPGTEVYEGMIVGQNSRENDISVNITKGKNMTNVRSSNKDLTATIKTPTHLTLEESLEFLNSDEFCEITPDHVRLRKRILNTNSREKEAKKRKMNK from the coding sequence TTGAAATTTAGAGATGATATCCGCAACATTGCCATTATTGCCCACGTTGACCACGGTAAAACGACGTTGGTTAACGAAATGCTTAAACAATCGGATACCCTTGACGAACACGTCCAGATTGACGATCGGGCGATGGACACTAATGCCATTGAAAAGGAACGCGGTATCACGATCCTTTCGAAAAACACGGCCGTTCGTTACGGCGACAAACAAATCAATATTCTGGATACCCCAGGACATGCTGACTTCGGTGGTGAAGTTGAACGGATTATGCGGATGGTTGACGGGGTGTTACTCGTTGTTGATGCCTTTGAAGGGACGATGCCGCAAACTCGTTTCGTTTTAAAGAAGGCCCTGGAACAACATTTAACACCAATCGTGGTCATCAACAAGATTGACCGCCCTGGTGCTCGTCCTGAAGAAGTAGTTGATGAAGTGCTAGACCTCTTCATTGAATTAGGTGCTGACGAATCACAATTAGATTTCCCAGTCGTTTACGTTTCAGCTTTGAATGGGACTTCTAGTTATGAATCGGATCCTGCTAAGCAAGAACATACGATGCAACCAATCTTTGATACCATTATTAAGACGATTCCATCACCAATTGATAACTCTGACGAACCATTACAATTCCAAGTCGCTTTATTAGACTACAACGACTATGTTGGCCGGGTTGGTATCGGTCGGGTCTTCCGTGGAACAATCAAGGTTGGTGACAGTGTTTCAGTCATGAAGCTTGATGGTAGTAAGAAGAACTTCCGAGTAACTAAGTTGTTCGGGTTCTTCGGTTTACAACGTTTGGAGATCAACGAAGCCCACGCCGGTGACTTAGTTGCTGTTTCTGGGATGGAAGATATCAACGTTGGTGAAACGGTTGCTGATTCAGCCAATCCTGAAGCTTTGCCGATTTTACGGATTGATGAACCAACGTTACAAATGACTTTCGGAACGAACTCTTCACCATTTGCGGGTAAAGAAGGTAAGTTTGTGACGGCCCGTCAACTTGAAATGCGGTTGAAGTCTGAACTTGAAACCGACGTTTCACTTCGGGTTGACGATACCGACGAACCGGGTTCATGGGTCGTTTCTGGTCGTGGCGAATTGCATTTGTCAATTTTAATCGAAACGTTACGGCGTGAAGGTTATGAATTACAAGCATCTCGTCCAGAAGTTATCTATCGCGAAGTTGATGGCAAGCGTTGCGAACCATTCGAATCTGTTCAGATTGATACTCCTGACGAATATACTGGTTCAATTATTGATACCTTATCTAAACGTAAGGCTGAAATGAAGAACATGGAAAGCACTGGTAACAACCAAACTCGGTTAACTTTCTTGGCACCTTCACGAGGCTTGATTGGGTATTCAACGGAATTCCTATCACTAACGCGGGGTTACGGTATTATGAACCATACTTTCTCTGAATACTTGCCAGTTATTCCTAACTGGAACCCTGGTCGTCGGAATGGCGCCTTAGTTTCAATTAACCAAGGTAAGACAACGACTTACGCTACGATGGGGATTGAAGACCGGGGAACGATTTTTGTTGACCCAGGTACCGAAGTCTATGAAGGTATGATTGTTGGCCAAAACAGCCGTGAAAACGACATTTCGGTTAATATTACTAAGGGTAAGAACATGACCAACGTGCGTTCTTCTAACAAGGACTTGACGGCTACTATCAAGACGCCAACGCATTTGACGTTGGAAGAATCACTGGAATTCTTGAACAGTGATGAATTCTGTGAAATTACGCCGGATCATGTTCGGTTACGGAAACGTATCTTGAACACTAATTCACGTGAAAAAGAAGCTAAAAAGCGTAAAATGAACAAATAA
- a CDS encoding lactate dehydrogenase — MINTVIIRGLFEFVQQLILVAIAKDLPVKLVVATGADEAPRYQALVTASLTCRQFTLAAQVKPDYSQADSLIIGNLVPLAMDRDANGDLKATLPLFRAFVNDAMGAGFNGKIILAGSNDAVLSVLAARFSGIDHSKVVGLGTLPQSRLLEQLLRQQLSVGPTDVRAFVVGTAAAHLISWSRSYIGPAPVMTYLANQDISFGMDEMSAATEQIDDPTIVTNQTLSVLALVQVLNAFYAQSPFIGTVTNIQTSVDEDQLVGLSSPVLISANGIKRMADMVLSDEEQKEYAEIAGQVREELDRVAAGELDEDA; from the coding sequence ATGATTAATACGGTAATTATTCGGGGATTATTCGAATTCGTACAACAATTAATATTAGTCGCAATTGCCAAAGATTTGCCAGTGAAATTAGTGGTTGCAACGGGGGCTGATGAAGCACCGCGCTACCAAGCATTGGTGACGGCGAGCCTAACGTGTCGGCAATTTACATTAGCAGCGCAAGTTAAGCCAGATTATTCGCAGGCGGATAGCTTGATTATTGGAAATTTAGTACCATTGGCAATGGATCGAGATGCTAATGGTGATTTAAAGGCGACCTTACCATTATTTCGTGCGTTTGTTAACGATGCGATGGGGGCTGGCTTTAATGGCAAAATCATTTTAGCTGGTAGTAATGATGCAGTTTTGAGTGTATTAGCGGCCCGCTTTAGTGGTATCGATCATTCCAAAGTGGTAGGATTAGGGACTTTGCCACAAAGTCGCTTGCTAGAGCAATTATTACGTCAGCAATTGAGTGTTGGTCCCACTGACGTTCGCGCGTTCGTGGTAGGCACTGCTGCGGCTCACTTAATTTCTTGGAGTCGGTCATATATTGGTCCCGCACCTGTCATGACGTATTTGGCAAATCAGGACATCAGCTTCGGCATGGATGAAATGAGTGCGGCCACCGAACAAATCGATGATCCGACAATTGTTACTAATCAGACCTTGAGTGTGTTAGCATTAGTACAAGTGCTTAACGCGTTTTATGCGCAATCACCGTTTATTGGTACGGTGACAAATATTCAGACGTCGGTCGATGAGGATCAGCTAGTTGGGTTATCGTCACCGGTATTAATTAGTGCTAATGGTATTAAGCGGATGGCTGATATGGTGCTGTCTGATGAAGAACAAAAAGAATATGCTGAGATTGCCGGCCAGGTTCGCGAAGAACTTGATCGGGTCGCAGCAGGGGAGCTGGACGAAGATGCCTAA
- a CDS encoding IS5 family transposase (programmed frameshift), whose product MKSFAHHYSSDISREQFELIRTDLEGIRKRTKPRKVDLYDIFCALLYTLKNGCVWRDLPSDFPKWETVYYYWLLWTKTPSPAGITPLDKVFKKIVSQHRLAQKRSVYTSFVILDAQSVKNTDPAESSGYDGGKKVSGIKRHLAVDINGLPMAVHVTTANVSERDGANALLALNKSQFDLVQRVMADGGYTGKNFAQSVQAMINAEVIIAKQSDLRHGQVTPQRWVIERSFSWLGKYRRLWRNCERKLNTSKMMISLAFLRILLKRF is encoded by the exons ATGAAAAGCTTTGCACACCATTATAGTAGCGACATCTCTCGTGAACAATTTGAACTAATCCGGACAGATCTAGAAGGCATACGTAAGCGGACTAAGCCAAGAAAGGTTGATTTATATGATATCTTTTGTGCCCTGCTTTATACCTTGAAAAATGGGTGCGTTTGGCGCGATTTACCCAGCGATTTTCCTAAATGGGAAACCGTCTATTATTACTGGTTACTTTGGACTAAAACGCCATCTCCTGCTGGTATCACTCCTCTGGATAAGGTTT TTAAAAAAATTGTCAGCCAACATCGGTTGGCTCAGAAGCGTTCAGTTTATACATCGTTCGTCATTCTAGATGCTCAAAGTGTCAAGAATACCGATCCTGCTGAAAGTAGCGGCTACGATGGTGGTAAAAAGGTGAGTGGGATTAAGCGCCATCTTGCTGTAGATATCAATGGGCTGCCGATGGCAGTCCATGTGACAACCGCCAATGTTTCTGAGCGTGATGGCGCCAATGCGCTACTGGCGTTAAACAAATCACAGTTTGACCTGGTTCAACGAGTAATGGCCGATGGTGGTTATACTGGTAAAAACTTTGCTCAATCAGTTCAGGCAATGATTAACGCTGAAGTCATTATTGCTAAACAGAGTGACCTTAGGCACGGTCAAGTGACCCCGCAACGCTGGGTTATCGAACGCAGTTTTAGCTGGCTAGGAAAATATCGGCGCCTCTGGCGTAATTGTGAGCGAAAGCTGAACACCAGTAAGATGATGATTAGCTTAGCCTTCCTGCGAATACTCTTGAAAAGATTCTAA
- a CDS encoding 2-oxo acid dehydrogenase subunit E2, translating into MAYEFKLPELGEGLEEGEIASWLVKPGDEVKEDDSLVEIQNDKSVEELPSPVSGKIIDILVPEGETAKIGDVIVTIDDGSGDAAPATKAETPAATATEAPATETKSASAAAPAQPTGTPAAGDPNKRVLAMPSVRQYARDKDIDITLVTPTGTHGQITKQDIDNYTGAPTATGVKPAAVTAETAPTAATTPAPAPVKPYVSDTPELETREKMTPIRKAISKAMVNSKHTAPHVTLFDEVEVSALMVHRKKYKQVALDRDIHLTFLPYIVKALVAVLQQFPELNASIDDANKEIVYKHYFNIGIATDTDRGLLVPNIKHAEGKGLFAIAKEITDNTQKAYDGKLKANEMSGGSITISNIGSIGGGWFTPVINQPEVAILGVGRIGKEPYVNDDGEIVVGKMQKLSLSFDHRLIDGATAQRAMNLLKQLLHDPELLLMEG; encoded by the coding sequence ATGGCTTACGAGTTTAAATTACCAGAGCTTGGTGAAGGTCTTGAAGAAGGCGAAATTGCATCATGGCTCGTAAAACCTGGTGATGAAGTCAAAGAAGACGATTCTCTAGTTGAAATTCAAAATGATAAATCGGTTGAAGAATTACCATCGCCAGTGAGTGGTAAAATTATTGATATTTTAGTCCCTGAAGGCGAAACTGCCAAGATTGGCGATGTTATCGTTACAATTGATGATGGTTCGGGTGATGCAGCACCAGCTACGAAGGCTGAAACACCGGCGGCCACAGCAACCGAAGCGCCAGCTACTGAAACGAAGTCGGCCTCGGCAGCAGCACCAGCACAACCAACTGGAACACCAGCAGCTGGCGACCCTAACAAACGGGTCTTAGCGATGCCATCTGTTCGGCAGTATGCACGTGATAAGGATATTGATATTACCTTAGTCACACCAACTGGAACACACGGTCAGATTACGAAGCAAGATATTGACAATTATACCGGTGCTCCAACTGCTACGGGTGTTAAGCCAGCAGCGGTCACAGCTGAGACCGCTCCTACTGCAGCGACAACGCCGGCACCTGCGCCAGTTAAACCATATGTTTCTGACACGCCAGAACTAGAGACGCGCGAAAAGATGACACCAATTCGAAAAGCAATCTCTAAAGCAATGGTTAATAGTAAGCATACGGCCCCACACGTTACGCTGTTTGATGAAGTTGAAGTGAGCGCTTTAATGGTACACCGAAAGAAGTACAAGCAAGTCGCGTTAGATCGTGACATTCACTTGACTTTCTTACCATATATTGTCAAGGCATTAGTTGCGGTATTGCAACAATTCCCAGAACTAAATGCTTCTATTGACGATGCTAATAAGGAAATTGTTTACAAACACTACTTTAATATTGGTATTGCGACGGATACTGATCGCGGATTGTTAGTACCAAATATTAAACATGCTGAGGGTAAGGGCTTGTTTGCAATTGCCAAAGAAATCACTGACAACACGCAAAAAGCATACGATGGCAAGCTAAAGGCTAATGAGATGAGTGGTGGCTCGATTACGATTAGTAACATTGGTTCGATTGGTGGCGGTTGGTTTACGCCGGTCATTAATCAGCCTGAAGTTGCAATTTTAGGGGTTGGCCGCATCGGTAAAGAACCATATGTCAATGATGATGGCGAAATTGTGGTTGGTAAGATGCAAAAATTATCCCTAAGCTTTGACCATCGGTTGATTGATGGTGCGACGGCCCAGCGGGCAATGAATTTATTGAAACAATTGTTACATGATCCAGAATTACTTTTGATGGAAGGATGA
- a CDS encoding UPF0223 family protein, translated as MPKRNDNYQYPLDETWTTAEIIKVTTFYQAVEAANESSITTAELLGAYREFKTVVPAKSEEKRLSREYEAASGYRIYQTMQAARATNKQRFQYRD; from the coding sequence ATGCCTAAGCGTAATGATAATTATCAGTACCCACTGGATGAGACCTGGACAACGGCCGAGATCATTAAGGTCACGACCTTTTATCAAGCTGTGGAAGCCGCCAATGAAAGCTCGATTACGACGGCTGAGTTATTGGGAGCTTACCGTGAGTTTAAGACGGTCGTTCCAGCTAAGTCAGAAGAAAAACGATTATCGCGTGAATATGAAGCCGCGTCAGGCTATCGAATCTACCAAACGATGCAAGCAGCACGGGCGACAAATAAGCAGCGATTTCAATACCGAGACTAG